A genomic segment from Halorussus sp. MSC15.2 encodes:
- a CDS encoding DUF4212 domain-containing protein, whose product MTDNNSRKDESNADIETDGGVAAGRETADYLDAEVNIFKPSTPFMRDHLRVVWTMFAAWALLVFGPVTATYLATDFMTSVTVIGFPLHYLLTATGAPAGALVLSFVYARKRDRLDEKYGIDHSTRRQEPEAAATDGGSDR is encoded by the coding sequence ACTCACGAAAGGACGAATCGAACGCCGACATCGAGACCGACGGCGGCGTGGCGGCCGGTCGAGAGACCGCCGACTACCTCGATGCGGAAGTCAACATCTTCAAACCATCCACCCCGTTCATGCGGGACCACCTCAGGGTCGTGTGGACGATGTTCGCGGCGTGGGCGCTCCTCGTGTTCGGACCCGTGACGGCGACGTACCTCGCGACCGACTTTATGACGAGCGTGACCGTAATCGGCTTCCCGCTCCACTACCTCCTGACCGCGACGGGGGCACCGGCGGGCGCGCTCGTGCTCTCGTTCGTCTACGCGCGGAAGCGCGACCGACTCGACGAGAAGTACGGTATCGACCACTCGACCCGGCGACAGGAACCGGAAGCGGCCGCGACTGACGGAGGGTCCGACCGATGA
- a CDS encoding VC_2705 family sodium/solute symporter gives MMFTPLDLLPDALNASFKAIPAVMVSAMLLLFLGIGYVFRVADTEDLWVAGRSIGNVENGMAIGANWMSAASYLGMAALIALSGYYGLAFVVGWSTGYFILLIFLAAQMRRFGKYTAPDFVGDRFDSDTARAIAALTTILIGFVYSVGQARGMGLVGIYVFGGDYTTMVVLLMAITVGYLALSGMLGATKNMAVQYVILIVAFLAGLYAVGWTQGYSTFLPQVEYGALLSQLNSEFTQPFTNGGFYLWVATAFSLIVGTCGLPHVLVRFYTVESERTARWSTVWGLFFICLLYLSAPAFAAFGTDLYAKKVGDVYGASGMSGAEGDVIVVLASQLANLPTWFVGLVAAGGIAAAIATTAGLFIAASSAAAHDIYTNIINSDATQRQQLLIGRATIVVLGAIVTVTALNPPALVGELVALAFSLAGLVLFPMFFLGLWWENANRQGALAGMTTGLAIWTAAVFNELIFATDAGPVVQIYADIFPAVGAALAGTPIVFAVTIGVSLATDEPPERIKRIVRQCHSPEPMGQQQSAEDVVSTDGGQVSGDD, from the coding sequence ATGATGTTCACGCCGCTCGACCTCCTGCCGGACGCGCTCAACGCCTCGTTCAAGGCGATTCCGGCCGTGATGGTCTCGGCGATGCTGCTGCTGTTCCTCGGCATCGGGTACGTGTTCCGCGTGGCCGACACCGAAGACCTGTGGGTCGCGGGCCGGTCCATCGGGAACGTCGAGAACGGGATGGCCATCGGCGCGAACTGGATGTCGGCCGCGTCGTACCTCGGCATGGCCGCGCTCATCGCGTTATCGGGCTACTACGGACTCGCGTTCGTGGTCGGCTGGTCCACGGGCTACTTCATCCTGCTCATCTTCCTCGCGGCCCAGATGCGCAGGTTCGGGAAGTACACCGCGCCCGACTTCGTCGGCGACCGATTCGACTCCGACACCGCGCGAGCCATCGCCGCGCTGACGACCATCCTCATTGGGTTCGTCTACTCGGTCGGACAGGCCCGGGGCATGGGACTGGTCGGCATCTACGTCTTCGGCGGCGACTACACCACGATGGTCGTCCTGCTGATGGCTATCACGGTGGGTTACCTCGCGCTGTCGGGGATGCTGGGCGCGACCAAGAACATGGCCGTCCAGTACGTCATCCTCATCGTGGCGTTCCTCGCGGGACTGTACGCGGTGGGTTGGACGCAGGGCTACTCGACGTTCCTGCCGCAGGTCGAGTACGGCGCGCTCCTGAGCCAACTCAACAGCGAGTTCACCCAACCGTTCACGAACGGCGGCTTCTACCTCTGGGTCGCGACCGCGTTCTCGCTCATCGTCGGCACCTGCGGACTCCCGCACGTGCTGGTGCGGTTCTACACGGTCGAGAGCGAGCGGACCGCGCGCTGGTCCACCGTCTGGGGCCTGTTCTTCATCTGCCTGCTCTACCTGAGCGCCCCCGCCTTCGCGGCGTTCGGGACCGACCTCTACGCGAAGAAGGTCGGCGACGTGTACGGCGCGAGCGGCATGAGCGGCGCGGAAGGCGACGTCATCGTCGTGCTGGCGTCCCAACTCGCCAACCTCCCGACGTGGTTCGTCGGACTCGTCGCGGCGGGCGGCATCGCCGCCGCCATCGCCACGACCGCGGGACTGTTCATCGCCGCGTCGTCGGCGGCTGCACACGACATCTACACGAACATCATCAACTCCGACGCGACCCAGCGCCAGCAACTCCTCATCGGTCGCGCGACCATCGTGGTGCTGGGCGCTATCGTGACGGTCACCGCGCTCAACCCGCCCGCGCTGGTCGGCGAACTGGTCGCGCTGGCCTTCTCGCTGGCCGGACTCGTGCTGTTCCCGATGTTCTTCCTCGGTCTCTGGTGGGAGAACGCCAACCGACAGGGCGCGCTGGCCGGGATGACCACCGGCCTCGCCATCTGGACCGCGGCGGTGTTCAACGAACTCATCTTCGCCACCGACGCCGGTCCGGTCGTCCAGATTTACGCCGACATCTTCCCCGCGGTCGGGGCGGCGCTCGCCGGGACGCCCATCGTCTTCGCGGTCACCATCGGCGTCTCGCTGGCGACCGACGAACCGCCCGAGCGAATCAAGCGCATCGTCCGGCAGTGTCACAGTCCGGAACCGATGGGCCAACAGCAGAGCGCCGAGGACGTCGTCTCGACGGACGGCGGTCAGGTTTCGGGGGACGACTGA
- a CDS encoding universal stress protein: MYERILIPTDGSETAELAVEEALDIAEKFDAEVYTLYVVDTDAAELSLGTEQVERIRSGRFGEMDELEARAREATEHVAARGRERGIDVAEHFRAGRPHDVIADFAEDHDVDLVVMGSHGRSGVRRMLLGSVTERVLRSTHRSVLVVDEREGE, from the coding sequence ATGTACGAGCGCATCCTCATCCCCACCGACGGGAGCGAAACCGCCGAACTGGCTGTCGAGGAGGCACTCGACATCGCCGAGAAGTTCGACGCGGAGGTGTACACGCTCTACGTCGTGGACACCGACGCTGCGGAGTTGAGCCTCGGTACCGAGCAGGTCGAGCGCATCCGGTCGGGGCGCTTCGGCGAGATGGACGAACTCGAAGCCCGCGCCCGGGAGGCGACCGAACACGTCGCGGCCCGCGGCCGCGAGCGCGGCATCGACGTCGCGGAGCACTTCCGCGCGGGCCGACCCCACGACGTCATCGCCGACTTCGCCGAGGACCACGACGTGGACCTCGTCGTCATGGGTAGCCACGGTCGGTCGGGCGTCCGACGGATGCTCCTCGGGAGCGTCACCGAGCGCGTCCTCCGCTCGACCCACCGGTCGGTACTGGTCGTAGACGAACGGGAGGGCGAATAA